A single genomic interval of Roseofilum reptotaenium CS-1145 harbors:
- a CDS encoding YlxR family protein — translation MEPNQRRCVSCRKVDRKEAFWRIVRVYPDSKIQLDRGMGRSAYLCPQADCLKAAQKKNRLGRSLRASVAPSVYEALWSRLQAVDNPPPSLPKSEP, via the coding sequence ATGGAGCCGAATCAACGGCGTTGTGTAAGTTGCCGAAAAGTCGATCGAAAAGAAGCCTTTTGGCGAATTGTCCGGGTTTATCCAGATAGTAAAATCCAATTGGATCGGGGAATGGGGCGATCGGCTTATTTATGTCCACAAGCCGACTGTTTAAAAGCAGCTCAAAAAAAGAATCGATTAGGGCGATCGCTCAGAGCTTCTGTTGCGCCATCGGTTTATGAAGCTCTATGGTCTCGCTTACAGGCAGTGGATAACCCCCCGCCATCTCTCCCCAAATCTGAGCCATAA